Below is a genomic region from Halostella litorea.
ACGCCGTCGAGCGCGCCCACGTGACGACGCCCGAACGGGTGTACGGGCTGGACCTCCGCGGGACGCTCGACGGGGCGTGACGCGGCGTGTGACACGCGCTGACGCCACGCACGCCGGAACACGCCGCGTCCCTGACGTGTCGGATCGCGTCGGACGCACCGCTGAGAGAGAAAGGCATTTCAAGCGGCCAATGTACCCTCAAGTATGAGCGAGCCCCCGCAGGAGTTCTACTCCGAGGACCGCTGGAACAACTGGGTCGACCGCATCAGGGACGAGGAGATCGATCCCGAGGACGAGGACTCCGCGCGCCTCCTGCTCAACCTGCAGGACGACGCCGCCATCGCCGTGGCGAAGGTCGTCTCCGCCTACGACGAGGGTCAACTGGAGCAGGAGGAGGCCCTGGAAGAGATCGCCGACATCCGCGACATCGTCCTGAGCGAGGTCGAGTTCGAGGACGAGGAGAAGCTGATGCTCATCGACGGCGTCCAGACCAGCCTCGTCTGCGTGTTCTACGCCGCGGAGGAGTTCATCGCCGACGGCCCCGCCGACGAGGCGAGCGTCGAGGAGTACGTCCGCGCCGCGGCCGACGCCGAGGCCGAGGAGAACGTCGACGCCGCGCTCGGCTACGTCGCCCAGGCCGGCACGCTGATCATCGACGGGCAGGAACTCGACATCTCGCTGGCGGAGGAGGTCGACTACGGGCTCGTCACGGAGTGGGTCAACGGCCTCGACAGCCTGCAAAGTGCCATGAGCGACCCCGAAGTCGTCGAAGAGGACGACGACTGACCCCGGGACCCGATACGCGGGCGTAGTCCTTTCTCCGGCGTTCCGGGCGGCCAGCGACGGCGTTTGCGCCGCCCGACCCACCAGCGGTCCGACCTGTCTCGGGCAACAAGTGTTTTACTCCCGCCGGGACTACCACCCTCCATGCAGTTCGGGGGCGACGAACGAGCAGCGGCGATCCAGGTCGGAGCGACGCTGCTGTTCGGCATGATCATCGTCTCGATGGCCCTCTATCAGGCCACCGTCGTCCCCGACCAGAACGCCGAGGTCGAGTACAACCACAACCAGGAGGTCCAGGGCCAGCTCCAGGAGCTCCGGAACGCCGTCGTCTCCGTCCCCGGCGGCGGCAACGGGAAGGCGGTCACCGTCGACCTCGGCACGCGGTTCCCCTCCCGTACGCTGTTCGTCAACCCGCCCGCGCCCAGCGGAAGCCTGCGGACGGTCGGCACCGGCACCGACGACGTGAACATCACCGTCGACAACGCGAAGGCGGCCGGCGAGACCAACGACTACTGGAACGGCGACGCCCGGACGTTCGACACCGGCGCGATCGAGTACGAACCGCAGTACAGCGAGTATCGAAACGCGCCCACGACGGTGTACGAGCAGTCGCTGCTGTACAACCGCTTCGACGGCGCGAACGTCACCCTCTCGGACCAGCGGATCGTCGACGGCCGACAGATCACGCTCGTCGCGCTCAACGGGAGCCTCTCGACGTCGGCCTCGGGGAGCGCGTCGGTCTCCGTCCGGGCGGTCAGCACGTCGCAGAACGCGGTCGCGGTCACCGGCCGGGACGGGTCGAAGCCGATCAACATCACCATCCCGACCCAGTTGAACAAAGCCACCTGGGACGAGGCGCTCTCGGAGGCCCGGACCGACGGCAACGTCGTCGGGACCAGTTACCAGAAGAACGGTCCAGGCGAGTTCAACGAACTCACCATCCAGCTTGACGGGTCGAAGACGTACAACCTACGGATGGCGAAGGTCGGCGTCGGCTCGGGCGTGACCGAGGAAACCGAGGATCTGTACCTTACGGACGTCGAGGGCGGTGGAACAGTCCAGACGGACGGCTCACAGGAGATCACCGTCGAAGTCCGCGATCGATTCAACAACCCCGTGAGCGGGGAGACGGTGAACCTGAGCGTGAGCGGCAGCGGCACGCTCGACAATGGGTCGCGAACTGCACAGGAAGTCACGGCGACGAGCGGAGCTCAGGGGCGGGCTACCGTCACGTATCAGGCTCCGAGCAGCGCGACGACCGACACCATCGAAGCCAACATCAGTGCCGCACCGGATCCGGACAAACGCGTTTCGTACACGGTCAAGACGGTGAATTCGGGGAACGGATCGAGCAGCAGCGCGTACACGATCACCTGGAATAATCCCGCCCTCAACTCCTCAAACGGCGGAGCCGCTCTGACGAACTGCGACGCCGAGAGCTGTACCTGGGACGTGGGGGCAAGCGATGGCGACACGATAGCGTTGGACGGGAGCGCAAACGACAACATCGACAACGTCGACGTCGACTTCCGCGTCAACGACAGCGGCGTCGCGGACGTCAGCCCCAAATCGACGACCGACACCGCGAACGGGCGGGTCTGGACGAACCTGACCGGGAACGACAACGGGACGGTCGCCGTGTACGTTCTCAGCAGCGGTAGCAGCGACCGCATCGACGTCAACGTCGAAAACGTCACGACCTCGGCGGTGTCGGCGTCGTTCACCGTCTCGGACTCGAACCCCCAGACCGGACAGACCGTCGACTTCGACGCGTCTGGCTCCACCGCCTCCAACGGCTCGATCGTGAGTTACGACTGGGACTTCGGCGACGGGACGACCGACAGCGGCGAGACCGAGACGCACACGTACAGCAGTAGCGGGAGCTACACGGTCACGCTGACGGTGACCGACGACAGCGGGCGCACCGATACGGCCACCCGAACCGTGCAGGTCGACAACCAGCGACCGACGGCGTCGTTCACCGTCTCGCCGTCGACGCCGCCCGTCGGTGAAAGCGTCTCGTTCGACGCGTCGGGCTCCAGCGACCCCGACGGATCGATCACGAGCTACGACTGGGAGTTCGGCGACGGGACGACCGGCAGCGGCGAGACCCCGACGCACACCTACAGTGCCCCGGGGACGTACACGGTCACGCTGACGGTGACCGACGGCAACGGAGCATCCGACACGTACGAGCAGGACGTCACGGTCCGCGCACGCGGCCTCGTCACCGCCGTCGAGCCGGATCCGACCGAACTGGACGACAGCAGCGGAGAGTTCGTCCGGGTGAACTTCAGCCTCGCCACGGACACGACGGGCTGGGAGATCAGGGACGACGACGGCCAGGTCACGCAACTGCCCGCCGAGACGCTCAACGGGACGGTGTACTTCGCCCGGAACCCCGACACCTTCGCGAGTACGTGGGGCGTCGACCGGAGCAAGGTGTACACCCTCGAAACGCGGCTGGCGAACGGCGGCGATCCCATCGAACTGGTCGACAGTAGCGGGACGACCGCCGACGAGTTCGCGTACGTGGAACCCGGTGGCAGCGGCGTCCAGACGTCGAACGGCTGGAACGTCGAAGTGGGCGCCGGCGAGGTGGCCGTCCGGCGGACGAACGCCGACGGGGACTACATCGACACGAACCAGGCCAGCGACTGGGAGACCCAGGATGAAGGCACGTTCTTCGGCGGGACGAACGCGCCGCCGGGCGTGAGGTCGGTCACCGTCGCGAACGCGCCGCTGAGTCAGTCGGACGTGGGCAGTACGCACACCGTAACCGTCCGTTTCAACGAGACGATGAACACGGCGGTCGCGCCGTCCGTCGGCCTGGGCGGACTCGGTAGCAGCGGGACGTACAACTCCTCGCTCGCGACCAACGGCGGGTGGGTGAACGACACCACGTGGCGGAGCGAGTTCACGCTCGCGGACGACGACGAGGACGTCGTCTCGACCATCGCGGTCGCCGACGCCGAGGACGAGGGCGGGAAGGCGATGACGGCGAACACCTCGAACAGCGTGGTCGTCGACACGAAGCAACCGAACGACCCCGGCGGCGTCCGCATCGTCACGGACCCCATCAGCGCGAGCAACCAGAGTTCGGTGACCGTCGAAGTCGACGTGAGCAACCCCGACTCGGACGGCGGGACGGTGTACGTCGAACTCGCCGACAACGACGGTAACACGGTCGTCGAGAGCGTGCCGACGCAGACGGGGAGCGGAACGGTGACGACGACCATCACCGGGATCGACGTCTCCGGACTGAACGACGCCAACCCGAACGCCGCCGGCGGCATCACTGCGACCGCGCGGATCGTCGACGACCTCGGCAACGAGAACCCCAGCGGGTACACGACCCAGAGCAACGAGGTGCTCAAGGACACGCAACCGCCGGTCGTCAGGGAGTTCACCGTGACCGATCAGAGCAGCAACGTCGGTGGGAGCGGGAAGTACAAGACCGAGTACGGGGTCACAAACGTCGTCTCCGACGCGACCCTCGACAGCGTCACTGTTGAACTCGTTCACGTGAACGACGGGACTGTCGACTCCGCTACCGGGGCCAACCAGACAGTCACCCTGACCGACGGGAGCCAGTGTGGCTCTTCACGCTCCTGTGAGTACACGATCCGCATCACCGCCTCGGACCTGGCCGGACAGACGACACAGCGGGAGGTCACCGACACCGCCGAC
It encodes:
- a CDS encoding DUF2150 family protein, coding for MSEPPQEFYSEDRWNNWVDRIRDEEIDPEDEDSARLLLNLQDDAAIAVAKVVSAYDEGQLEQEEALEEIADIRDIVLSEVEFEDEEKLMLIDGVQTSLVCVFYAAEEFIADGPADEASVEEYVRAAADAEAEENVDAALGYVAQAGTLIIDGQELDISLAEEVDYGLVTEWVNGLDSLQSAMSDPEVVEEDDD
- a CDS encoding PKD domain-containing protein, producing the protein MQFGGDERAAAIQVGATLLFGMIIVSMALYQATVVPDQNAEVEYNHNQEVQGQLQELRNAVVSVPGGGNGKAVTVDLGTRFPSRTLFVNPPAPSGSLRTVGTGTDDVNITVDNAKAAGETNDYWNGDARTFDTGAIEYEPQYSEYRNAPTTVYEQSLLYNRFDGANVTLSDQRIVDGRQITLVALNGSLSTSASGSASVSVRAVSTSQNAVAVTGRDGSKPINITIPTQLNKATWDEALSEARTDGNVVGTSYQKNGPGEFNELTIQLDGSKTYNLRMAKVGVGSGVTEETEDLYLTDVEGGGTVQTDGSQEITVEVRDRFNNPVSGETVNLSVSGSGTLDNGSRTAQEVTATSGAQGRATVTYQAPSSATTDTIEANISAAPDPDKRVSYTVKTVNSGNGSSSSAYTITWNNPALNSSNGGAALTNCDAESCTWDVGASDGDTIALDGSANDNIDNVDVDFRVNDSGVADVSPKSTTDTANGRVWTNLTGNDNGTVAVYVLSSGSSDRIDVNVENVTTSAVSASFTVSDSNPQTGQTVDFDASGSTASNGSIVSYDWDFGDGTTDSGETETHTYSSSGSYTVTLTVTDDSGRTDTATRTVQVDNQRPTASFTVSPSTPPVGESVSFDASGSSDPDGSITSYDWEFGDGTTGSGETPTHTYSAPGTYTVTLTVTDGNGASDTYEQDVTVRARGLVTAVEPDPTELDDSSGEFVRVNFSLATDTTGWEIRDDDGQVTQLPAETLNGTVYFARNPDTFASTWGVDRSKVYTLETRLANGGDPIELVDSSGTTADEFAYVEPGGSGVQTSNGWNVEVGAGEVAVRRTNADGDYIDTNQASDWETQDEGTFFGGTNAPPGVRSVTVANAPLSQSDVGSTHTVTVRFNETMNTAVAPSVGLGGLGSSGTYNSSLATNGGWVNDTTWRSEFTLADDDEDVVSTIAVADAEDEGGKAMTANTSNSVVVDTKQPNDPGGVRIVTDPISASNQSSVTVEVDVSNPDSDGGTVYVELADNDGNTVVESVPTQTGSGTVTTTITGIDVSGLNDANPNAAGGITATARIVDDLGNENPSGYTTQSNEVLKDTQPPVVREFTVTDQSSNVGGSGKYKTEYGVTNVVSDATLDSVTVELVHVNDGTVDSATGANQTVTLTDGSQCGSSRSCEYTIRITASDLAGQTTQREVTDTADGTGGSSAGQFTFSNGLAETQGSTDAAKITATNDGGSTAIIDTVVVASTSTTATAVFENQTGTGAGQYEINVDSQDAGYLDMSGPPSYEENQNRLAIGQVTPLNQSATVPSGTDATISMFEFVDDGGNTVDMVGETVTIRIIYADGSVETTTFTASDPY